TGTTGCCGAGTTTGAAATCGCCGATGAGCGAACGTTTCGCGCCTGTTGTATAGCCGCCGCAAGACTTCTTCTGATAATTACCGGTTTTCCCGTCTGCGAAGGCCTGGGCTTTTCGTTTGGCCTTCTCCGCTTTCTTTTGGGCTTTCGCGGATATCGCATCGTCGTCAAGCGGTTCTGGTTCATCGTGATACGGGCTCTTTGATTTTCGGGAGTATTTCTCCACATCGTCCGGTCCGAGGTGAATCACGACGTCCCCTTCACGGTCGAAGAGGATTTTAAAGCCAATGTAGATGATTAACAGCGGCCAGGTCCAGTTCCACACATCCGAGAGGGTGTAGTCAAAATAGCCGGTGTTATTGCCGAGGAGGACCCCGCCAATGACGGTGACATAAAAGCCCCAGATGATCTGGCCGATATTTTTACGGTCGCGCTTCAGGCTGTGGTAAAACACGGCGAGTCCCTGGAAGAACCACTTCACGCCGAACCAGATCA
This genomic window from [Bacillus] selenitireducens MLS10 contains:
- the liaF gene encoding cell wall-active antibiotics response protein LiaF; translated protein: MKNLTALIIILLGTGFLLSNLGIIEGSFSNLIGTYWPAIVIWFGVKWFFQGLAVFYHSLKRDRKNIGQIIWGFYVTVIGGVLLGNNTGYFDYTLSDVWNWTWPLLIIYIGFKILFDREGDVVIHLGPDDVEKYSRKSKSPYHDEPEPLDDDAISAKAQKKAEKAKRKAQAFADGKTGNYQKKSCGGYTTGAKRSLIGDFKLGNKPWEPDGKDLALGIGDVEIDFTRAVLKPGLNEMRVDCWIGDISVLIPSHMPVRVEAEVKLGEVTLFNDSHAGTGRSAAYTSPDFDTADEQLVILIQLSIGEIEVMTVD